One Dehalococcoidales bacterium DNA segment encodes these proteins:
- a CDS encoding fused MFS/spermidine synthase → MKFILAFLILLVPSFLMGGTLPVISKLFARRFDRLGWAIGSLYGSNTFGAVVGTFTAGFFFIMMLGVKEAAYVAVAVNILIAGAALLLNKVPIPDEASIQPRPPPQTKKRKTGRVAARKSDRGEYPRYVFHVVLAVYALSGFCALAYEVLWTRSLVFFLHSTTYAFTIMLTTFLFGMALGSFVFGRFMDRTKNLLNWLALIEVLIGLFAMLSIWGFSRLDGLITTFYQGDSWVVHVVARYAGSFLIMFVPTLLMGIAFPLVSKIYTQSQDRLGRYVGDVYSVNTLGSVLGSFAAGFVVIPLIGITGGIVLIASLNLALGAAVLLANPLVRSRLKQVALAGIAVVILVSSLTLPAGKPLALYSPVFGDVKYGGEVLFYKEGVEATVTVHQLPPDPFDGGIYRLIEVDGVNVAGTHPMLRLTQKLQGHLPLILYKASTGEDARKVFILGLASGESSYSITCHDIESVDCLEIVGTERESVAYFSEVNRDILNNPKFSLTVDDARDYLMATEETYDVIESDTTHPELSINLFTREYFQLAADKLSENGILSVWLPLYNASEVTFKMLLQTFQSVFPHTTIWYTTNYPTRHALLIGAKAELKLDYQLLQGELENPVIGESLGEVGLNDVFTLLNSFITDETMIKEYVGDTPVNSDNHPYLAYYMPRQKLRDDQVIPGIL, encoded by the coding sequence TTGAAATTCATCCTCGCCTTCCTCATTTTGCTCGTTCCCAGCTTTCTGATGGGTGGGACCCTTCCCGTTATCAGCAAACTGTTTGCCCGGAGATTCGACAGGCTTGGCTGGGCCATCGGCAGCCTGTACGGCAGCAACACCTTCGGTGCAGTTGTCGGTACCTTTACTGCGGGATTCTTCTTCATCATGATGCTCGGAGTCAAAGAAGCTGCCTATGTCGCTGTGGCAGTCAATATCCTGATTGCCGGTGCCGCCCTGCTTCTCAATAAGGTCCCCATCCCGGACGAGGCAAGCATACAACCCAGACCACCACCCCAAACGAAGAAGCGCAAAACGGGGAGGGTGGCGGCGCGCAAATCTGACCGCGGTGAATATCCCAGATACGTATTCCATGTCGTGCTGGCCGTTTATGCTTTGTCCGGTTTCTGTGCCCTGGCTTACGAAGTCCTTTGGACGAGGTCACTGGTCTTCTTTCTCCACTCGACAACCTATGCCTTCACTATAATGTTAACTACTTTCCTGTTTGGCATGGCACTGGGCAGTTTCGTGTTTGGCAGGTTTATGGACAGGACGAAAAACCTGCTCAACTGGCTGGCACTTATCGAGGTGCTCATCGGACTGTTTGCCATGTTGTCTATCTGGGGGTTCAGCAGGCTGGACGGTCTCATTACCACCTTCTACCAGGGTGATAGCTGGGTGGTACACGTTGTTGCCAGGTACGCTGGTTCATTCCTGATAATGTTCGTCCCCACCCTGCTTATGGGGATTGCGTTTCCACTGGTCAGTAAGATATACACGCAGAGTCAGGATAGGCTGGGCCGATATGTCGGTGATGTTTATTCGGTGAACACTCTGGGCTCCGTTCTGGGTTCCTTTGCTGCTGGTTTCGTCGTCATTCCCCTGATAGGGATTACGGGGGGCATTGTCCTTATTGCCTCCCTGAATCTGGCCCTCGGCGCGGCTGTCCTGTTGGCCAACCCGCTTGTCCGCAGCCGACTCAAGCAGGTGGCCCTGGCCGGAATAGCGGTGGTTATTCTGGTCAGTAGCTTGACCCTTCCCGCAGGAAAACCCCTCGCTTTGTACAGCCCGGTATTTGGCGATGTCAAATACGGTGGTGAGGTCCTTTTCTACAAGGAGGGTGTGGAGGCAACTGTCACTGTGCATCAGTTACCGCCTGACCCTTTTGATGGTGGTATCTACAGGCTGATAGAGGTCGATGGTGTGAATGTCGCCGGGACTCATCCGATGCTCCGTCTTACGCAGAAGCTACAGGGGCACCTGCCTCTTATTCTATACAAAGCATCCACCGGCGAGGACGCCAGAAAGGTCTTCATACTGGGATTGGCCAGTGGTGAGTCATCCTACTCGATAACGTGTCATGATATCGAGAGTGTGGACTGCCTGGAGATTGTCGGTACGGAAAGGGAGTCCGTAGCATATTTCAGCGAGGTCAACCGGGATATCCTCAATAATCCGAAGTTCTCGCTGACAGTAGATGATGCCAGGGACTATCTCATGGCCACCGAGGAGACTTACGATGTCATCGAAAGTGATACCACTCACCCGGAGTTGAGCATCAACCTCTTCACCAGAGAGTATTTCCAGTTGGCCGCTGACAAGCTATCTGAGAATGGAATCCTTTCCGTCTGGCTTCCCCTGTATAATGCCTCAGAGGTGACATTCAAGATGTTGCTACAGACCTTCCAGTCGGTCTTTCCGCATACGACAATCTGGTACACCACAAATTACCCGACCCGACACGCCCTGTTGATAGGGGCCAAGGCAGAACTGAAGCTGGATTACCAGCTATTGCAGGGCGAACTGGAGAATCCGGTAATAGGTGAGAGCCTGGGAGAGGTCGGACTGAACGATGTGTTTACCCTTCTCAACTCATTCATTACCGACGAGACCATGATAAAAGAGTATGTCGGTGATACACCGGTTAACAGCGATAACCATCCTTACCTGGCCTACTAT